Proteins co-encoded in one Anopheles moucheti chromosome X, idAnoMoucSN_F20_07, whole genome shotgun sequence genomic window:
- the LOC128306819 gene encoding proton-coupled amino acid transporter 2-like — MAPKFRDVDQTTPLLLDCNNNNGRSGEDARRIGNGNIAHISNEIERNGKPSPLDARYGTMLVDPVDGRNLEHPTTNLDTLMHMLNGNLGTGILAMPDAFKNAGLYVGFFGTLAMGVICTHCMHLLVRCSHDLCRRYGRPSLSYAEVGYYALDSGPTWCQPLAASFRRLINTFLIVMQLGLCCVYYLFVAVNLRELLEYLGVQVPVLTVLGYLLIPLTLMNMVRSLKLLTPTSLIASVLAIAGLAIAFLFLLQDLPHSASVRPVSSWSTLPLYFGTVMYAFEGIGVVLPLENNMANPRDFITWNGILNTGMTIVVCLYSAVGFYGYLKYGEHAQGSVTLNLPNDNLLAQIVRLLMAIAVLASYALQFYVPMTILAPAVTKHFRHRHCAEYALRLATVLLTFVLAAIIPNLGTFISLVGAVSTSTLALVFPPLIDLFTLWPAGDRPGRRWIVLKDALIIAFGACGFFFGTAKSLTTIFGTSATDPGGMH, encoded by the exons ATGGCACCAAAATTTCGTGACGTAGATCAAACGACACCCCTGCTACTGGACTGCAATAATAACAACGGCCGAAGCGGCGAAGACGCACGGCGGATCGGCAATGGAAACATTGCCCACATCAGCAACGAGATCGAGCGGAATGGCAAACCTTCGCCGCTGGACGCCCGGTACGGCACGATGCTGGTAGACCCGGTGGACGGACGGAATTTGGAACATCCCACCACCAACCTGGACACGCTGATGCACATGCTGAATGGGAACCTCGGCACAGGCATCCTGGCGATGCCGGATGCGTTCAAGAATGCTGGCCTGTACGTGGGGTTCTTCGGTACGCTAGCGATGGGTGTCATTTGTACGCACTGTATGCACCTCCTGGTGCGCTGCTCGCACGATCTCTGCCGACGGTACGGGCGGCCCTCGCTCTCGTACGCCGAGGTCGGCTACTATGCGCTTGATTCCGGACCAACCTGGTGCCAACCGCTTGCCGCCAGCTTCCGCCGTCTAATCAACACCTTCCTGATCGTAATGCAGCTCGGTCTCTGCTGCGTGTACTACCTGTTCGTGGCGGTTAATCTACGCGAACTGCTCGAATACCTTGGCGTGCAGGTGCCCGTACTGACCGTGCTGGGCTATCTGCTCATACCGCTCACACTGATGAACATGGTGCGTAGCTTAAAGCTACTTACCCCAACGTCACTGATTGCCTCCGTGCTAGCGATTGCCGGGCTGGCGATCGCGTTCCTCTTTCTGCTGCAGGATCTGCCGCACAGTGCATCCGTGCGGCCGGTTTCGTCCTGGTCGACGTTACCGCTCTACTTCGGCACGGTCATGTACGCGTTCGAGGGCATCGGCGTAGTGCTGCCGCTCGAGAACAACATGGCGAACCCGCGCGACTTCATCACCTGGAACGGTATACTAAACACCGGCATGACCATCGTGGTGTGTCTGTACTCGGCCGTCGGGTTCTACGGCTACCTCAAGTACGGCGAACATGCACAGGGTAGCGTCACACTCAACCTGCCCAACGACAATCT ACTCGCACAAATAGTACGCTTGCTGATGGCCATCGCCGTACTCGCCTCGTACGCGCTACAGTTCTACGTCCCGATGACGATCCTAGCACCGGCCGTAACCAAACACTTCCGTCATCGGCACTGTGCCGAATACGCACTGCGGCTCGCCACCGTCCTGCTAACGTTCGTGCTTGCCGCCATCATTCCGAACCTGGGGACCTTCATCTCGCTCGTCGGTGCCGTCTCCACCTCGACGCTGGCGCTCGTCTTTCCGCCCCTGATCGATCTGTTCACGCTGTGGCCGGCCGGGGATCGGCCCGGTCGGCGCTGGATCGTGCTGAAGGATGCGCTGATCATTGCGTTCGGTGCGTGCGGGTTCTTCTTCGGCACCGCCAAAAGCCTCACGACCATTTTCGGCACATCCGCGACAGATCCGGGCGGGATGCACTAA